CGAATATGCTGGACCGTGGCTCGTTGAACACGGTGTTGGATATCTCTCTAacccagatggcgagggaAAGTGCGGATACTGCGAGTACAGTTACGGTGATGATGTGAGATTTCGCTCCACTTCCTTCTATCTTACCGTCGGCGCGTTGCTAACAGTGGCGCTAGTACTTATCGGGAATTGGTCTTGATTCATCCAAAATTTGGCCCTACTTTGGCATTTTTGTGGCGTTTGTGATATCCAATTATCTCATGGTCTATCTTCTTGTTTATGTTCGGTCGGTGATGAAGCCATTCTGGCGGCGTACATAGCTTTCACTCAGCTGAGGCTCCTATATACTCATTACTTAATTCATATTTTGTATGGTTGTCATTATATACTGAGAACTGGCCTGATTGGTGGAAGTCCAGCCTTGTCGCCCGGGGAAATAAATTAAAGCGAATGATCTTGGAGAGgatcatcatcaacccgGGGAACGATCTCCAATTCTCATCTCAACCCTCCCGCAATTGCCGTGCTTCCTTTTCCGACATCTGGAGACAATTCAATTCCCTTATCCGATTGACCGAGCTAAAAGGCCCCCGGAACTTGTGGTGCCTCCTTACAGGCGGAGAAATTACAAGGCCAATATGCATAGATCGTGCCCTGGGAAGCTTTGTCCCCTATATAAACAAtgctctctttcttttttctttacTAGGCTGACAGCTCTCAAAGTTGCCTACACAGCAGCCATTGAACGATGAAGCTATTCCCACTCTTCGCGCTCTGCGCAACCACCGTCAGCGGTCTCGTCTTCGAGTCCCCTTTCCACCAACCCCCAGGCGCAAACGTGTATTCTGTGAACGATCAAGCTGGGCTCAGAAGAATTGGTGCCCATCATTCAAAGCACCACGATAGACGAACGGTGACGATACGGCCCTCACACAACGATACCGATGACATTTCGGCCGATTTCCTCTGGGGCATTCGTCGGGCAAACCACGGCGGAAGACTCCTCctcaagaagggcgagaaatACGTTATTGGCAAGAAGCTCGACCTGACATTTTTGGATAATATTGAAGTGCAATTGGATGGGGAGCTGAAGGTACATTCCTAATAACCACGCCCATGGACCATTCGGAATTTGATGAGTAGCTCGCTGACTTGCCCGGCTAATTATTAGTTCACAGACGATATACCGTACTGGCAAGAAAACTACTTCTGGTATGACTTCCAGAAATCGATTACGTtttggcgatggggaggGCGCGACGTCAGTATATTTGGCAGCGGGACGTTGAATGGGAACGGTCAGCGCTGGTATAATGGGTTTGCTGGGCAGTCGATTTTGGTATGCTATTGGCTTCAATCCTTTTAAATGGGCATACCTCTCACAGCTAACTGATTGAAGGACCCCGACAATGAATACTACCGGCCCATTCTCTTCGTAGCAGAGAATATCACACGTCTGTCTGTTGAAGGGATCACGCAACTTAACTCGCCTTGCTGGACCAATTTCTTCGTCAATAGCAAGGACGTAGCTTTTGACAATGTTTATATCAATGCGTTCTCCACGAATGCAACAGTACGTGTTTGATTGATACTGAAAATATGGTGGAACTCGACTGACCCTGGACTCCAGGCCGAACCCAAAAACACCGACGGATTCGACTCCCTCAATGTCAACGGGCTATCGGTAACAAACACCCGCATCGACGTCGGCGATGACTGCTTCTCCCCAAAGCCCAACACATCCAATATCTTCGTCCAGAATCTGTGGTGCAATAACACCCACGGCGTATCCATGGGTAGCATCGGGCAGTACCCGGGTGTCCTAGATATTATCGAGCATGCTTACATTGAAAACGTTACGCTTCTTAACGGAGAGGTAAGCATACACAGCAActgaaaataatatattatccgCGCGACTGAGGgctaatattaaatagaatgGCGCGCGCCTTAAAGCCTGGGCCGGCGAAGGCGTCGGCTACGGCCGTATCAATAACATCACATACAAAAACATCCACATTGAAAATACAGATTACCCAATCCTTCTAGACCAGTGCTACTTCAATATACCCTCAGACGAGTGCGCGAGCTACCCATCCCATGTCAATGTGACAAATATTGTTTTTGAGAACGTCTCGGGCACGTCGTCTGGCGCTGAGGGAGATGTGGTTGCAGAGTTGATTTGTTCGCCGAATGCGGTTTGTGAGGGTATTGAgctaaaaaatatagatctcGCAAcgccagagggagaggaaggtaCTGTCGTTTGTGAAGGGGTCACCGGAGGCGTTGGAGTTGAGTGTCAATCCTCCGAATAGATTGAACTGTTGAGGTTATTGTGTCGGGCCACAGATGCAGACGCAGGCCGGTCCTGACTCGTCCAGCCAGGAATGGCTCCTCGGGTTTGCACAGCACTTTTGAATTCTCACTCGATATTGGCATTACTTCCAACCTGAAATCATTCAAACTTAGATACACCTAATTCATTCGGCATCGGGCTTTGTTCCAGAGGTCGCGCTGTTGCACATGATTGATTATATAGCTAGCAATGGCAAACAACATCTCGATCCTGCATATCAGACTTCGCATTAACAAATGACAGCGGGGACTGAGAACTAGTATCTGCACCAGTAATATGCCCTCGGTTACCTTTCGTCAAACCTCAGCTTACACGTCTGCCCCAACGGCCGGGCTGAAATAATTTGATCGTCAATATCCATGCACCCATCCATATCACCCGCCACCGTAGTACGAAACCGCGAGTACACCTCGCGAAGAAGCACCTTCATCTCCACTGTCGCCAGGCTGCATCAAATTCGCTTAAAATCAGCGTCATCCATTGGgcaagaaacaaaaaaagctAACCAGAAAACAAAAGTTTTAAGGAAGAACGAAAAGGACACAACTCACTTCCGACCCGTACAGCCCCTGCCACCGGtcgaaaaagcaaaaaacaACCGGTTTCGTTCAGCTGCGCCTTTCCCACCCATCCACCGGTCTGGATTAAATTTGTCGGGGTCGGGGAAAACGTTTTTGTCGAGTCTGTGCACCGTGTATGGCTGACAGCTCACAATTGTTTTCTCGGGGATGAAATAACTGTTTATCGTTCGTCCTCCGGTGGGCACGTACCGCGGGAATGACATTGGGATTGGCGGTGCACAGCGTAAGCCCTCCTTGATGACGGCGTCAAGGTATGGTAACTTATCCAGTGGCAGGTTTGGATCTGTGGTCTGTAGTTCTTCAAACAGTCGCTCCTGGAAGTAGACGTTATGAGGTTGGGACAGCTCCCACATCAGAAAACACAGTCCGTCACCTGTTGTGTCGATCCCCGCAGCCATATGGTCCTTGCACTCTGCTGCTATCTGTGCGTGATTGAGTGGAGAGTCTTTCCGGGCGAGTTTGGCCACGAGGCTATGCTGGGAAGGCTCTTGCTGGGCAGCCATTTTCAGAACGTACTCGTTGGTTATAGGTGCGTGGCGCGGAATTAACCTAGATGGGAAGTAGGGAACTAAAGTGGGAAGGTAATAATGCAGGAGGTTTTCTGTAACTTTGTCAGTCTTGTTAAAGGGGACAATGGAGGCACGGACAAGACAACTAACTCTGCAGGCTCTGATGGTAAGTAAGCTCCTCCATAATTTCGAAGTCCTTGTCTGAGTCCAGCGACCGTAAGCCACCTGGGCTAAACATGAAGCTTGTTACACCGTCTAGGGCATAGCAGTGTAGCCACACCTGAGCTGTCATTAACGACCACGCCCAAAGGAGAATAGAGAGGACCTACGTAAACATCCACGCTTTCAAAAGAGGCAGCGCATCTGGAGACGAAAGCCTTCGCTCGGTCCGTAATAGCAGCTACGTGCTCCTCGCGCAAGATATTGGTCATGGCGTACCGATCCGCGAGCTCACGTTTGCGCTGGCTGTGCTGGACGTTGTCAGTCTTCGGGTGTTGACAAGTGGTAAAATCGTATACATAcactctgcttctccagaGTTGAGAACATGGTCCTAATTGAGTTAGACACCTGTCATCAAGAGTATACCTATTCTTATCTCGTACTTGATTCCAAACTGACGAAACAGGTCATACAACTCTGTTTTATCGTACCCACTCCCACCAGATGCATAGATCTCCCTCATTGCCTCTAAGCTGGCGAACGAAACCTCATTGGGCGCTATGCGAACGGTAGCTCCGTACTTACTATGAAGTTCATGGATGTAGAGACGTCTATTTGAAGTAAACTCTTGGTACTTTAGAACCAAGCTAGTGAACGTGGTGTACCATGGCCCTGGAAGCTTTGCGATGGGCGAGCGACGTAGATtaatgaggaagagggttaTCACAAAACCAGCTGCTAAGTAAAGAGTCAACATCCTGACGGTCCTTGTACATTTGGACGATCCACCCATGAACGGGCGTTGTGTTATATAGACGAATTGGAGAAGCAGTTATGATAAGCATCGCAAGCACCGAGCCCTCTACGATCCCAAAGGGGAAAGTCGAGGAGACAGAAAGTTGGAGTAAGAAGCACAGCCAATAATTATTGATACATGTTTACCGAAGCGAGGTTTGTGCGGGGAAAGTTGATAAGGCCCGTTGGAGACTTAAAGTTGACAATGTTGATAAAAGACAAGAGTCATGTGTTCACGAACTTACCACGGAATACCTGGTGGGGCGAATCTCACTCAACTACACCAAGCAAAGCTATTGCTGAAGCAATATGACGAATTGCCGTCTCTCGACAAGAATCTCCCTGCGATGGCCGCCAGAGCCCGCTTTCGAGAGCACAGACACCCTCGTCATGTCGGTTGGAAACTGGTACGTCGACCTCCGAGTTGACCGCGCCACCGGCACGATCGACTGGGCGATTGCGGGGGAGCGACTGCAAGATAAAGGTTCAAGTACGCGATATCCTCAAATCTCCAGTCGGACACGGTAGTCTGACAATGTATGGCAGATGAGGTCCTCTTCACCCACGAGCTGGACTCGCGAAACGCATTCGGCGTGGCTGATTGTGGTACCTTCTCACCTCTTCCAAACGGTGATGATTTGGAGCTGGGTATTATGCCCCGGCCTGATATTCCTGGTGCGCCAACTAGGAATTATGAGGAGGTGTGGAGGGAGTTATCTTTCCGACACGTAGAGGGGCACTCGAAAATGTTGGCCTTCGTTCTCGAAAGCGAGATGGCTCCAATACAATTGCGGGTGGGCGAAGAAAGGGAAGTAACTCGAACCTTTATCGGTGCGATTGGCGGCACATACATCGCTCTTCGCCAGAGTCAAATTCTTGTTCGACCTGCTGGGGAGACGAAACCTGTCGTAAAGAGTGGTGGGGAGGTCAGTGCAAGGAGCCAGGAGTTTGTccggggaggaggatttgagACCAAGTACTTGTTAGGACCAGAGGGAACAGTACTACCGGCTCGGGGTGACATAGAATTCCCCTTGGGCGGTTCTTCGGAGAGGCTGATGGTTCGTGGACAGGAGTATGTGGTGCGCTCGTTTGAGAAATTGGAAATGCCGACGGATCAGCCCATCGATGGTCCCACTGCTTAGCATGGAAATTCCAGGGACCAGGGGCATCTTGGAAGCCTCAACTGTTTACTCATTGCTCAAAGTAGTTGGGATAGTCCAATTCATGTTAGTAGAAAACAATTAACATACAAAGCTGCCTATGGGCTAGGAATTCCTTTTACCTCTTACGATGTTataacatatatatatatgcacAGAGGTCCATATGTTCGAATCGTGCCACATTCAGCACAACACAACGATATCCGTTATTACTAGAAATATTTGGTATTATTTTACAAGGTGAGATATTAACATGCATAGGTGGCGAGGATACTTTCTCTACTGCCCATTTGGGCCGCATGGCGGCAGCTACGACAGATTCTACATGTAGAAAAGAGGCCTCCTATAGATCTGATCTGGTGTACAAGGAGAGTATGGAATACTGCGTGGCGTGAGCCCTTACGGTCTGGAATGGGATTACTATGTGAAAAGATAGCGTGCGGAGACCAGGACGAGGCATCCCAATATCAAGCTAGGCAACTGCGTAGAATCCCGATCGGAAGGCGTAGACCCCGTCTCGTACGTGAAACCAACCCTTTAATACATTTTAATTAGTAATGAATGCTTGGTAAAATCGTGGCGAGGTAAGGATCCGGCTTGGGATCCGGGGTGGTGTGTTTTGATCAGATCATCCGGGATCTGCTGGACGGCCGCACGACAGTAGAAATAtcagagaaaagaaaattcCGTGAGACGTAGACTCACCACATCTGCGAGCTCGCATGGTAGTGTATCACAATGGCCAACATTACTCTTCCTTCCGATTCGATGTCTTACCCTGATCTTGTCCATGTCGCCAAACAAGATCCCAGTCTCTCCTGGCCGGAGCAGCTGTGGTGGGCGCACTACGCCTTCTGGAACAATGATGTCTTCGCAACTGGTAAGAAAATACCAATTAGCGAAGAGCCATACTCATAAGCGACAGGAATAATCACCTTCCTTGCCCACGAGCTTATTTACTTCGGCCGTTGCCTCCCATGGGTCATCGCCGACGCCCTGCCCAACATCTTCCGACGCTTCAAGATACAAGACCACAAGGCACCGCCGTCAGCTAGTGACCAATGGACCTGCGTCAAGTACATCCTCGCAATTCACTTTATCGTCGAGCTGCCATTaatcgtcctcttccacccgATGATGGAACTCTGCGGTGTCCATTACACACTTCCCTTCCCCAAGCTCTCGGTCATTGCCGCGCAAATTGCGCTCTTTTTCATCGTTGAAGATACATACCACTACTGGCTGCATCGAGCCATGCACTGGGGCCCACTTTATCGTTCAATCCACCGCGTCCACCACCAGTATGCCGCGCCTTTCGGCTTGACTGCCGAATATGCCAGCCCTGCGGAGACGTTTCTCCTAGGTCTCGGCACGATCTGCCccccgcttcttctcggtTATGTAACGGACAACGTGCATCTGATAACAGTGTTGGCGTGGATGGCCCTGCGTCAGTTGCAGGCTATCGATGCGCATTCGGGGTACGATTTTCCGTGGAGCTTGCGACGCCTAATTCCGTTCTGGGGCGGCGCGGATTGGCATGATGACCACCATAGATACTTCAGGGGGAACTATTCGAGCTCTTTCATGTATTGGGATGGTGAGTTTCCCCTCATTTTGTGGGTGAATTATGCTAACGAGAGACCCAGTTTTGATGGGAACTGTCGCTGGACCGAGGGGAAAGGCAATGGAACATAGCAAAcggcgctgaaggaggggaaaacGGACGGTTAGAAGAAAATTTGGTCGCTCGTGTTTGGTAATACGTGTTCACTATAAGTACagagtaatattaatatcgATAATATAATGGAAGTCTGGAGATAAAAAAATACCTCGCGCCGGGAGGGGATGAGTCCGTGGGATTGTGATACCAAGTCCCTCTCAGAGAGGTCAATGAATTGGGTTCAAGGCTGCCATTCGACGAGATGTATCAGTACACTGCCAGCACGCGAAATGGAATGCGAGCCAAGGTACTGGTACTTTCTTCTCTCGGGTCAGGTACTTTTGAACCATGGACGCCAAAGGATCCTCAGCGCATAGTCCAGCGTTAAACGCCCACTAAAAGAGGGTCCGGGAAACTTAGTGCCACTGCAGTGTCCGGGGATCTCTGGGACAGCCCCGACTAGATCCTGAAGCTTGACTACTTAAACGCAGCCTGTTCCTGCTAGGACTTTTTGTCAATGGAATTGCAGCACACGAGGAGCACCGAATGAGACGACGGAGCTTGATTCTGCGAGCACAGTCGCCTCCTCCAAAATGACACATCCGACCGGTCTGGATTTATCCGAGCTCCGGCCCTGATGACCAGCTCCCCCTCTGCGGTCCTTTTGTTTGCTATGGGGCAAACAAGggtctctctcctccttctccgtctctctCAGTCTCGGCTCTACCCATCCCCATAATTCTGTCCACGATCCGTCACTGTTGATACTATGACGCATCCGATGCGAATCATTGTCTATGTTTGTGTCTCTGATATTTCAGGACATCCCCAGTGCCGCCATATTGCGCTCGGGGAGGCCGTCTGTGGGGACATCCTCGGCCGGAAGTTCCACGCCACGCCCCGCCCGGCTCTTTACGACCATGTCCATATCCCAGCAGACTTTGACTCCAGCCTGCCGATAAACCGGTGGTTTATTTTTGATCTTAACGTCAGAGAAGCATTGTCTTCGGATGATCTTAAAAGAATAGCCCATCAGGTCTATTTCGCTAGTCGCCAAGGCAATGAATGGTGCGTTAACTGGGTATTGAGCGAACCAAAGATATGGCTAATAAATAGCAGGATATTCATCCAACGTGACAGATCAACTGAAAAGGCAAGATCACAGACAGCGTCACTCACTTGGGGCGGACGCTCGGAACAGGAGATTGTCTCTGAAATGAGAAAAGAGCAGAAACTCGTCATGGAAATGAGAAAACAATCTGGACGCTTGCAAAATTCAAGCCATGACGCTTCTTGAATATTCCCAACATCATTCACAGCTTCCGTCCCTTATTACTCCTTCACGGAGTCTCCGGTGGTGTGTCTCCCCTGCAGGATGGGCATGCCTCATTGTCCTTATCCTCTTGCCAATCCCAAACGTCGACGCGCTGACTTGGAGGGCAGATCACCCGGTTTTGCATCGCGGGCCGACACCGCGCGATATACACGGTTGCCTCGTGGCCGCAGACCCCGAAACGCCCCCGAACGTTGTTACACATCTGATTCTACAGCATGTGCTCTTAGGCCTTTCTGCAGCGAGTTCGCGGCTCAGCGGTTGGACGCGGGGTAGGGACGGACACAGCCAATGGGGCGAGGGCTGGGTTGGCACCGGTTATATTAGCATTTGGTCTATATAAAGCCGAAGTGGGAAGGGGGATAGATTTGTACCCAGGACGGTTACCTTCTATCTCCCAGGGCCGTGCGATGGCCTTTTGCCGGACAATTTTTGTTCAAGGCCAGGATGACTGGGACAGGTATCTCAGATGAATACCTTGGTGGGCAAGTGGGGGAAATGGATGGCATCGGGGACGACAATGTCATCATAGCCGTCATCTGTTCCCTTTTCGCAGGCCGCGAATCCGAGGTGGGCGTGGCTCAGCGATGGCAGTAGTCATTGGATTCCGCCCCAACAAAGAAGCGCTTCCGTCCGAGCGCAACCTATGTCGACTCTGGGTGTGCATATACTTTTACGGACTATCCCTCTTTGGACAAATCAGATGGGCGCGGGCATCCAAGAAAGTGGCTGATTGGGCCCCAAGCCATGCACGTACCATGATATCCCTTACCCGGGTAATCAGTAAGACACCTATGTAATAGCCTCACGGCCGTAGCATCTCCCGCACTAGGGCGGCTTTCATTGTGCTCGCGCTCTGGCTACCCAAGACCCCGGGTACTGGGGGTGGGATGGTATTTGGCCGGCAAAGAGCAGGACTCGCTGCAACTCACAGCATGGCAGATTTACGTGCATAGTGCGGGAAAATCGCACCCCAATAGCTTGAATCCTCTGAGGAGTTCCCACTTGGGCCCGACACAACATGCACTATGCTCAAAACAGAATTCCGTGCATATCTTAGGCAGAGACAGCGGTTCATGATGATATTGGTCAGGTATCCACCATCGTCACAGGTGCAAATCAGCAAATCATGCCGAAAGTGCGCCAGCATATTTAGCCGCGGAACACCATCCCAACTCGGCGCTGCCTGCTTTAAAGTTGGAATGAAGCTTGGAGTGCCCATTCAGTCCTGGATATTGGGCACGGCGGGTGAACTGGTGGACTGCCTATTCGGGATGCACACCTGGCTTGGGCGCCCAGTTTGTTTTTCCCGCTTTGAACACCGATGGCATCGAGTCAGTGGGGACTATTTGTGGAAATGTCGTTTTCGTGGAGTATATTCGCGGATGATCGTTGGAGACTCAGAGTTGTCTGACGACACATCCAATAATAACAGATCCACCCAGCTATCGTGGCCTGAACAATGGTGAAAAGGCTCGCAACATCGTGAGGTCAGATGGGGGGTAATCCCGGTGAATTGTCCATGTGGCTAAGCATGTCGCACAGCGAGCGTGGCAGCACACTCTCCACGCCCAGTGTGCCGCAATTTCGGCGAGGGACTCGATACGGATGGACTACTGACGTCGCTCATTCTCCGACACAATCGAACTCGTCCATTTCGCAAGTGTACCAAAATTGATGACGCAAAATTCTTCAGCCCGTGGAAATTTAGCTGTCTACACCGTACAGCTCCACTGCAGCCCTACGCTATATCCTACCCCGCTATGGCTTGTGAGTAAACTCAACTTGGACAATCAGATCCTATCTAAAATGCCGTTTTAACATGTATACAGGGACTAGGGTACTTGGATGTATGATACATCAAGTTTAAGTGAAATATGAGCACTAAGTACGCATTGCCCGAGGCAGCAGGCCACTTGTCATCCAGTGGTCAAAGGCGAGCTTGTTGTGTCTTGGCCTAGTTCGCAGTGTACAATCTCTGCAGCCAATCTTCGTATTCCTTTCTAGTGCAAGCCGCATCGCTTGCACATACATCGGGGTCGTAGCCCGCATACGTATAGAACGcggcctt
Above is a window of Aspergillus puulaauensis MK2 DNA, chromosome 2, nearly complete sequence DNA encoding:
- the pgxB gene encoding putative extracellular exo-polygalacturonase (CAZy:GH28;~COG:G;~EggNog:ENOG410PH3U;~InterPro:IPR000743,IPR012334,IPR011050;~PFAM:PF00295;~SECRETED:SignalP(1-16);~antiSMASH:Cluster_2.12;~go_function: GO:0004650 - polygalacturonase activity [Evidence IEA];~go_process: GO:0005975 - carbohydrate metabolic process [Evidence IEA]), yielding MKLFPLFALCATTVSGLVFESPFHQPPGANVYSVNDQAGLRRIGAHHSKHHDRRTVTIRPSHNDTDDISADFLWGIRRANHGGRLLLKKGEKYVIGKKLDLTFLDNIEVQLDGELKFTDDIPYWQENYFWYDFQKSITFWRWGGRDVSIFGSGTLNGNGQRWYNGFAGQSILDPDNEYYRPILFVAENITRLSVEGITQLNSPCWTNFFVNSKDVAFDNVYINAFSTNATAEPKNTDGFDSLNVNGLSVTNTRIDVGDDCFSPKPNTSNIFVQNLWCNNTHGVSMGSIGQYPGVLDIIEHAYIENVTLLNGENGARLKAWAGEGVGYGRINNITYKNIHIENTDYPILLDQCYFNIPSDECASYPSHVNVTNIVFENVSGTSSGAEGDVVAELICSPNAVCEGIELKNIDLATPEGEEGTVVCEGVTGGVGVECQSSE
- a CDS encoding cytochrome P450 (COG:Q;~EggNog:ENOG410PK6Z;~InterPro:IPR001128,IPR002401,IPR036396;~PFAM:PF00067;~SMCOG1034:cytochrome P450;~TransMembrane:1 (i12-31o);~antiSMASH:Cluster_2.12;~go_function: GO:0005506 - iron ion binding [Evidence IEA];~go_function: GO:0016705 - oxidoreductase activity, acting on paired donors, with incorporation or reduction of molecular oxygen [Evidence IEA];~go_function: GO:0020037 - heme binding [Evidence IEA];~go_process: GO:0055114 - oxidation-reduction process [Evidence IEA]), yielding MGGSSKCTRTVRMLTLYLAAGFVITLFLINLRRSPIAKLPGPWYTTFTSLVLKYQEFTSNRRLYIHELHSKYGATVRIAPNEVSFASLEAMREIYASGGSGYDKTELYDLFRQFGIKTMFSTLEKQSHSQRKRELADRYAMTNILREEHVAAITDRAKAFVSRCAASFESVDVYVWLHCYALDGVTSFMFSPGGLRSLDSDKDFEIMEELTYHQSLQKNLLHYYLPTLVPYFPSRLIPRHAPITNEYVLKMAAQQEPSQHSLVAKLARKDSPLNHAQIAAECKDHMAAGIDTTGDGLCFLMWELSQPHNVYFQERLFEELQTTDPNLPLDKLPYLDAVIKEGLRCAPPIPMSFPRYVPTGGRTINSYFIPEKTIVSCQPYTVHRLDKNVFPDPDKFNPDRWMGGKGAAERNRLFFAFSTGGRGCTGRNLATVEMKVLLREVYSRFRTTVAGDMDGCMDIDDQIISARPLGQTCKLRFDER
- a CDS encoding uncharacterized protein (COG:S;~EggNog:ENOG410PTRC;~InterPro:IPR031818;~antiSMASH:Cluster_2.12), producing the protein MSVGNWYVDLRVDRATGTIDWAIAGERLQDKGSNEVLFTHELDSRNAFGVADCGTFSPLPNGDDLELGIMPRPDIPGAPTRNYEEVWRELSFRHVEGHSKMLAFVLESEMAPIQLRVGEEREVTRTFIGAIGGTYIALRQSQILVRPAGETKPVVKSGGEVSARSQEFVRGGGFETKYLLGPEGTVLPARGDIEFPLGGSSERLMVRGQEYVVRSFEKLEMPTDQPIDGPTA
- a CDS encoding sterol desaturase family protein (COG:I;~EggNog:ENOG410Q1EU;~InterPro:IPR006694;~PFAM:PF04116;~TransMembrane:3 (o57-76i96-116o128-146i);~antiSMASH:Cluster_2.12;~go_function: GO:0005506 - iron ion binding [Evidence IEA];~go_function: GO:0016491 - oxidoreductase activity [Evidence IEA];~go_process: GO:0008610 - lipid biosynthetic process [Evidence IEA];~go_process: GO:0055114 - oxidation-reduction process [Evidence IEA]) produces the protein MANITLPSDSMSYPDLVHVAKQDPSLSWPEQLWWAHYAFWNNDVFATGIITFLAHELIYFGRCLPWVIADALPNIFRRFKIQDHKAPPSASDQWTCVKYILAIHFIVELPLIVLFHPMMELCGVHYTLPFPKLSVIAAQIALFFIVEDTYHYWLHRAMHWGPLYRSIHRVHHQYAAPFGLTAEYASPAETFLLGLGTICPPLLLGYVTDNVHLITVLAWMALRQLQAIDAHSGYDFPWSLRRLIPFWGGADWHDDHHRYFRGNYSSSFMYWDVLMGTVAGPRGKAMEHSKRR
- a CDS encoding uncharacterized protein (COG:S;~EggNog:ENOG410PZ6Y;~antiSMASH:Cluster_2.12), which translates into the protein MTHPMRIIVYVCVSDISGHPQCRHIALGEAVCGDILGRKFHATPRPALYDHVHIPADFDSSLPINRWFIFDLNVREALSSDDLKRIAHQVYFASRQGNEWIFIQRDRSTEKARSQTASLTWGGRSEQEIVSEMRKEQKLVMEMRKQSGRLQNSSHDAS